In the genome of Labeo rohita strain BAU-BD-2019 chromosome 24, IGBB_LRoh.1.0, whole genome shotgun sequence, one region contains:
- the eif1axb gene encoding eukaryotic translation initiation factor 1A X-linked b, with translation MPKNKGKGGKNRRRGKNENESEKRELVFKEDGQEYAQVIKMLGNGRLEAMCFDGVKRLCHIRGKLRKKVWINTSDIILIGLRDYQDNKADVILKYNADEARSLKAYGELPEHAKINETDTFGPGDDDEIQFDDIGDDDEDIDDI, from the exons ATGCCGAAAAACAAAG GTAAAGGAGGAAAGAATCGGCGACGTGGTAAGAATGAGAATGAATCTGAGAAAAGAGAACTGGTGTTTAAAGAGGATGGGCAAG AGTATGCGCAGGTCATCAAGATGCTGGGAAACGGGAGGTTGGAGGCCATGTGTTTTGATGGAGTCAAGCGGCTTTGTCACATTCGAGGAAAGCTCCGGAAAAAG GTGTGGATTAACACGTCAGACATTATACTCATTGGATTGAGGGACTACCag GATAACAAAGCAGATGTTATTTTGAAGTATAATGCTGATGAGGCTCGGAGTCTGAAAGCGTATGGAGAGCTTCCAGAACACG CCAAAATCAACGAGACTGATACCTTCGGGCCTGGTGATGACGACGAGATTCAGTTCGATGATATTGGTGATGACGATGAGGACATTGACGAT ATCTAA
- the si:dkey-226l10.6 gene encoding zinc finger protein OZF — protein sequence MLHKCVVGGCPNRSDTIIHYMLPEDPKRRSLWLKFIEDSKADGQDATSSCRVCGDHFSEENYFKMDLGYTTCMILSVDAVPTVHTVSPPSETEREIEETEVDESVEDDTCRITISEAVSLACVKEEPFEYELSTNMTPGQEQNSSLDDSVKYEENELAVSEDGISTVIFGVKESHGRKFISCLTCGQRFRSKRNLMKHRRATHTKKNTESEVKDRFYVCSICGERFHQMSLLLRHRALHTKENPEGRFVCRQCGKGFPHQAFLKAHQKVHEDAESAMPFTCHLCPRRFGYKVALVAHMKHHSSKLICACPVCEKSFQFRGSLVQHLKSSHAGEKLVCTTCDKGFLRVNGYVKHMDKHNVMTPFYCDICQIYFSQRGYAAHMLTHEQKSLPEQHQLDESVEDQLNDTEISLVSVNSSEEGMDPVTVGEEEAGMEALSEDEMEDLSGSSMDPSTVEDVESENMVVEKELAQDNHEEKEKSEDSSGTQ from the exons ATGCTACATAAATGTGTGGTCGGTGGTTGTCCGAACCGATCGGACACTATTATTCATTATATGTTACCAGAGGATCCGAAAAGACGCAGTTTGTGGTTAAAGTTTATTGAAGACAGTAAAGCTGATGGGCAAGACGCGACTTCTTCATGTCGGGTGTGCGGGGATCATTTCTCTGAGGAGAACTACTTCAAAATGGATCTGGGTTACACCACATGCATGATACTAAGCGTGGACGCGGTTCCCACAGTACACACTGTAAGTCCACCGTCTGAGACCGAAAGGGAGATAGAG GAAACAGAAGTAGATGAGAGTGTGGAGGATGACACATGTAGAATCACCATTTCCGAGGCTGTTTCACTTGCTTGTGTCAAAGAGGAGCCTTTTGAATATGAGCTGAGTACCAACATGACACCTGGACAAGAGCAGAACTCCTCACTGGATGACAGTGTTAAATATGAGGAGAATGAGCTGGCCGTTTCTGAGGACGGCATCTCGACCGTAATTTTCGGGGTTAAAGAAAGTCATGGCAGAAAGTTTATCAGCTGTCTAACTTGTGGCCAGAGATTCCGTAGTAAACGCAACCTAATGAAGCATCGACGGGCTACTCACACTAAAAAGAACACCGAATCTGAAGTCAAAGAcagattttatgtttgttcaatATGTGGGGAGAGGTTTCATCAAATGAGTCTGCTTTTGCGCCATCGTGCCCTACACACCAAAGAGAATCCCGAAGGGAGGTTCGTGTGCCGACAGTGTGGAAAGGGCTTCCCCCATCAGGCTTTTTTGAAAGCTCACCAGAAAGTTCATGAGGATGCAGAGTCGGCCATGCCGTTCACGTGCCATTTATGTCCCAGACGTTTCGGCTACAAAGTTGCTCTGGTTGCTCACATGAAACATCACTCGTCCAAACTCATATGCGCCTGCCCCGTCTGTGAAAAGAGCTTCCAGTTCAGAGGTTCCCTCGTTCAACATCTCAAATCATCTCATGCTGGAGAGAAACTTGTGTGTACGACCTGCGATAAGGGTTTCCTAAGAGTCAATGGCTACGTCAAACACATGGACAAACACAACGTGATGACCCCGTTCTACTGCGACATCTGCCAAATTTACTTCTCACAGCGAGGCTACGCGGCACACATGCTCACCCATGAACAGAAGAGCCTTCCGGAGCAACATCAGCTTGATGAGTCTGTTGAGGACCAACTAAATGATACTGAAATAAGTCTTGTCAGTGTGAATAGCTCTGAGGAAGGAATGGATCCAGTGACTGTGGGGGAGGAAGAGGCCGGGATGGAGGCACTCAGTGAAGATGAGATGGAAGATTTGTCTGGGAGTTCAATGGATCCATCAACAGTTGAAGATGTGGAGTCTGAAAATATGGTTGTGGAAAAGGAACTTGCCCAAGATAATCATGAAGAGAAGGAGAAGAGCGAGGATAGCTCTGGCACACAATGA